The proteins below are encoded in one region of Lactuca sativa cultivar Salinas chromosome 3, Lsat_Salinas_v11, whole genome shotgun sequence:
- the LOC111903651 gene encoding uncharacterized protein LOC111903651, translating to MVAQSFDWDDQIQALNLSGPENAHLAQVRDDVPVGIVAAEDSVIELQFALMVSSSHEPNLSKSISEDEDEEVVYKPVSKSSASSKGKSKASLEGESSGSHKGGSSAASEGDPSTASEGEPSAAPEGESSTTSSGESSATPQGGPFLEHESPQSVYTDSSDAETTPHISTEKEFIPNDASAMSISQNLLVLLN from the exons atggttgcgCAATCTTTCGactgggatgatcaaatacaagctctcAACTTATCTGGACCAGAAAACGCACATCTGGCACAGGTAAGGGATGATGTTCCAGTAGGGATTGTAGCAGCTGAAGACAGTGTGATAGAGCTACAGTTTGCATTGATGGTATCCTCCTCTCATGAACCTAATTTGTCCAAG AgtatctctgaagatgaagacgaagaagttgtgtaCAAGCCTGTATCTAAATCCTCTGCTTCATCGAAAGGGAAATCTAAAGCTTCACTTGAGGGAGAGTCCTCTGGCTCGCATAAGGGAGGATCTTCTGCTGCATCTGAGGGGGATCCTTCCACTGcatctgagggggagccttctgctgcacctgagggggagtcttctACAACATCTTCAGGAGAGTCCTCTGCTACTCCTCAAGGGGGGCCGTTCTTGGAACATGAGAGTCCTCAATCAGTCTATACTGATTCTTCTGATGCTGAAACGACACCTCACATATCTACAGAGAAAGAGTTCATTCCaaatgatgcttccgct ATGAGTATATCGCAGAACCTTCTGGTGCTGCTCAACTAG